GGAGGAGATTCGGTGTACTCCCTCAGGGCGACGCGTGCAGGAATCACCTGTGAAGTTCATGGCGATGCCCGCGCCACCAATCCGCCGAACCCTTACTTCGATCGGTTCGGCACCAGCAAGCCGGCCTGGCTTCTTCTGCAGGAGCCCTTTCGCATCGGCTCGATCCTTTATTTCCCCACCTACTGGAACTTTCTCCGCGAAGCGTTCGGCTGGCGGGCCTATTTGCGTTGGCCAGCTTACTTCATTCGCTTCGCCAAGCAGCTGGCTGCCGCTCTGGGTCGCCAGTTTTCGAAGCCTTCTTCCTCCCCTTCATGAGCGAGCGGCTCTGCGTTTTTATCACCGGCTCCCTGCAGCCTTACGCCATCGACTTCTATCGTGCGGTCGAGCGATCCCTGCGCGCCCGTGGCTGGCGCTTCTTGGTCCTTGTTGGCAGCAAGTCCACTTATCGGCCTTGGGCCGGCATGGGTATTGCGGAAGACGATCCTCTCTTCTCGTTCATCCCGGGCAAGCCTGCACCCGAGTGGGTTCAACGTCTCTTGGGATCCGGAGCGCGCGACAAGATCCTCATGCCCGGCGGCTCCGGCGTTACGGCGGCACTGGAGAAGCTTTCACCGGGCATCCTCATTCTCAACGAACGCAATCCGCTCAACCTGCGGGCGGCCTTGTGGGCCCGCAAGCGGGGAATCCCGCGTTATCTCTCCACCGATATCGGCAGATGTCCTCCACCGCATGCCGCCACAAAAGGTCACCTCGTCTATCACCGGCTGATCGCGGGGCTCTTCGACGGTGTGATCGCGAAGACTCCGGAGGCTCGGACGGCCTATGTGAAGTCCGGCGCCCCTGAGGCGGTGCTCGCTCCGCACGGCATCGATACCTCCCGCTTTCCTTTGCCGCTGGGACCGGGAGCGGAACCGTTTCGCTTTCTCTTCGTCGGCGTTCTGGAGGCAGCCAAGGGCTTGGACACCCTCGTCGCCGCAGGCCGCCTCCTGCATGGGCAGGGGCATCGCTTCGAGATTCGCTTGGTTGGCAGTGGTTCGTGGAAGCCGGATCCTGCGGATGAGGGTTCGCCTTGGCTCAGCTTGGCAGGCTTCCGTGAGGGCACGGATTTGCTTGCCGAGTATCATGTTGCCGGTGCTTTCGTACTACCCTCGTATGGGGATACCTACGGCGTTGTCGTGCACGAGGCCGCATCATGCGGCCTGCCGGTTCTTGTCAGCACCGCCGCCGGCGCGTGTGAGACACTCGCCATCGAGGGCAGGAGCGGCTTTCGGATCAATCCTTCGGATCCGGAGGCGCTCGCCAAGCACATGGGCAGCCTGCTTGCCGATTCCGGATTGAGCCGGAAGCTGGGTCACGGAGCCCGCGAGCTTGCCGAGCGCTGGTGTGTTACACGCTCCGGCGAGGAGGTCGCGGGATGGCTGTTAGCCAACTCCCGGATCTGATCGCCCGGTCCGGATCACCTCGTTCATCCTCCGCAAGATCCCCCGATGAAAATGCACCCTTCATCCATCAGGTTCACTTGGCTTGTGCATCATCCCTTGTTCCTCGCGGGCAGCATCAAAGCTTGAAAGATATCATCATGGCCAAACGCGTTCTCATCGTCGGAGCCGGATTCTCCGGAGCAGTTCTCGCCCGCCAGTTTGCGGATCTGGGCGGCATCAAGAGCCTTGTGATCGATTCCCGGGATCACATCGCCGGGAACTGTCATACCGAAAGGGATGCAGCCAGCGGCATCATGGTTCACCGCTACGGGCCGCATATCTTCCATACCGATCGTATCGACGTCTGGAACTACGTGAATCGCTTCGGCGAGTTCCGGCCCTTCATCAACCGCGTGAAGGCCAGCATCGACCGGGGGATCTTCTCCCTGCCGGTCAATCTGCACACGATCAACCAGTTCTTCGGCACCAAGCTATCTCCGTCGCAAGCGCGCGAGTTCATCGAATCGAAGGCGGAGCGCAGCATCGGCGAGCCTGCCAACTTCGAAGAACAGGCGCTGAAATTCATCGGGCGCGAACTATACGAAGCCTTCTTCTACGGCTACACCCGCAAGCAATGGGGATGTGAGCCGCGGGAGCTGCCGGCCGCCATCCTCTCCCGGCTCCCGGTCCGCTTCAACTATGACGACAACTACTACAACAGCCCTCTGCAGGGAATTCCTGCCGAAGGCTATACCGCCGTCATCGCCAATATCCTCGCCCACGAGAACATCGAGGTTCGCTTGGGGACTTCTTTCGATCCCGCAATGGCCGGAGAGTTCGACCACGTCTTCTACACCGGTCCCTTGGATGAGTTCTTCGGTCACCGTCTGGGGCGTCTTTCTTACCGCACGGTATTCTGGGAGAAACAAGAAGCCACGGGGGACTTCCAAGGGGTGGCGGTGATGAATTACCCCGATGCCAAGCTGGCCCACACCCGGGTCCACGAGCACAAGCACTTCGCGCCTTGGGAGAAACACGACTCCACCTTGGCATTCGTGGAATACAGCAAGGAAACGGAAGCCACAGACATCCCCTACTATCCCAAGCGCCTGGCTCCGGACAAGGAGCTCCTTGCCAACTATGCAGCCCTCGCCCGGGAGCAGCCCGGAGTCTCCTTCTTGGGGCGCTTGGCCACCTACCGCTACATGGACATGCACCAGGTGATCGGCGAGGCTTTGGACTTTGCGGGGACGTGGATGGAAGCTTCGGCTGCCGGTCTGAGCCGTCCGGTCTTTCCTGCCCGATCGGCACTCTAACAGACCATGAAGAAGACCGCCGTTGTTTACGTTTGCAAGGGCAAGCCTTCCCGCGGAGGCGGCGGCTTGGGCGTGGCCTACAACTACCTTTCTGCCACTTGGGGGAAGCCCTTGGAGCCCTTGTCCGTGGATCACATCTTGCTCTGCGGGATGGCAGAGAAGCTTCTGCCGGAGGAAGGAGGGTCCCTCGATGATTTCCTGTCGGCCCTCGATACCGGTGCCAAGCACGGAGCACCGCTCTTCGTTTGGCAGGCATTCAGGCTTCGTCAGATCGCGCGACGATATGATCGTCTCGTGATTCTCAGCTTCGCACCCTACTATCTATGGCCCTTGGTCAGCATCGGAGCGGGGGAGAACATTGTCGCCATCCATAGTGAGCATAGCAAGGGCGGGCGACATCACGAGTTGGCGGAGGAAACCGGCCACTTCGGGTGGCGGGCCCGCTTCATCGAGTGGTGTGTGGGTTTCAACTTCCGGGATACCGACCGGGTCGTCTTTCCGAGCCGTGGAGCCTTGAATCTTTTCACGGAGAAAAATCCGCATCTCAAGGAGATCGCCGAACGCAAGGCCGCGATCACCTACAATGGAGTCGCGGTTTGTGAAGCTCCTCCCTCCCGTCCCGCTTCCTCCTCTCTCCGCATCATCTCCGTGGCCCACCACGTCCGGGAAAAAGGTCTCGACCAGATGCTGAAGGCGCTGCGCTTGGCGACGGAAGGCGGTGTCGATTGGACCTTGTTGAACTACGGCAATAGAACCGAGCTCACCGAGTCCCTGCTCGCTCAATCGGAGGCGGCCGGAATCACCAACCGTATTGATTTCGCGGGCCTCAAGCCTCAAGCTGAAGTGAGGGCCAGCCTCGCCGAAGCGGACGTATTCTTACATACGCCCGTGGTTGTCGTCTTCGACCTCTCGTTGTTGGAGGCGATGATGCATGCAGTGCCGATTGTCATTACTCCCTTGGAAGGCAACCGCGAAGCACTGGGCGAAGACTATCCCCTTTACGCCACCACCCCGGAAGAATTCGCGGCCAAGCTCGCTTGGATCGCATCGCACCGGGCGGAGGCTCTCCAGCTAGGCCAGGCACTGCGCGAGCGTGCACTCGGGAAATTCACCGACGGCGCCATGGCGCGCCACTATGCAGACCTGATCCGATCTTCCCTTGAGGCGTAGGTGCTGTCATATTGATTCACTTCGATCCTATTCTCGTCCTATTCGTCAGATCCATTCATGAAATCCTAGAGCACAACTACAGGTCTCCTCCCTCCCCGATGAACCTCGAAAAAACCCTTCCCCTGGCGGAGCCCCAATCGGCCGCCACGCATGAAGTGCGCCCGACCCTTGCCGTTCTGGATGGGGTGCGCGGTATCTCCATCCTCATGGTGCTTTTGCACCACGTTCTCCTGCTGCCGGCCCCGGCCCACAAGGTCGACGTGTTGATCGAACGTGCCACCCGCCCTCTATGGACGGGCGTGGACCTTCTCTTCCTCCTCTCCGGTTTCCTGATCACCAAGAGTCTTCTGGAAACACCCGGGAGCCCTTCGATCGGGCACTTCTACCTGCGCCGCTCGCTGAGGATCCTTCCCCTTTATCTCGTATCACTCCTGCTCTTCCTCGTGGTGTTCCCGGCCATCCCTTGGGAAGGTTTTGAATCCTACAGGACTCTCGATGGTCCCGGTGCCCGCTCGTTCTGGCTGGGCTTCATGAACTACCACTACTCCCATGAGTCCGCACCCGGGAACCTGGGGCATTTCTGGTCCCTCTGCGTCGAGATCCATTTCTATCTCATCTGGCCCTTGTTCCTGCTTCCGTTCCGGAGGGCCTTGATCCCCCTCTGTGTCTGCGGGATTCTTCTCGTCGCGGCTCTTCGTATCCTCAGTATCAAAACCGGCTACTGGACGCCGGATCTTGGCTATCACGCATCCCACTTGCGCTTTGACGCATTGTTGTGGGGAGCCTTGGTATACGGATTGGACCGATCCTACCGGGAGTCTCCTGCGTGGGGCCGCTGGCTGCCACGGCTCCTTCCTCTTGCGGGCATTGCGGCCTCGGTGTTTCTCGTCGTCGGGCGCACACGTTCCTCGCATTTGGGGAATCTGCTGGGCTTTCCGGCCGTGGATCTCGCATTCGCCATCTTCCTGCTTCTGATCCTCCAGAGATCCAGCGGGCTGTTCCATGGTGTCTTGTGCACATCCTTCGTCCGGCTTTCCGGGAAGCTTTCTTATGCTCTCTACGTCTTCCATTACCCCGTCCTCCTCCTCTGCAAAGAGTGGATTTTCCAAGGGTCCTTCCCGGCGTGGAATGGCATGATCTGGCCAGCCGCCTTGCTTACGGGAGCCGTAGCGGTGCCTCTGACTTTCCTTCTCGCTTGGCTTAGCTGGCATCTCTTGGAGAAGCCCTGTCTTTCCTTGAAAAGACATTTTGCTTGAGCCGCGGGACTTTTCCGCATTTTTGCGGTTTCACCGGCCTTGAGTTCATCAGTTACATTGCCGACCCACGGCACCAAGCCTCTGTCGACCTCTACCGCTGCCCTTGCAGCGAAGCGGGATCCATCGATCGACATCGCCCGTCTGTGCGCGGCATTCCTGATCGTGCTATTCCATGCGGGGGAGTCCTACTCCATGGCCGGAGGCCCGGATATCGGCGGGAACCCTCCCTGGCTGATCGTGGGGAATCTGTCGCTATGGGGGCGCGTGCCTTTCTTCTTCTTCCTGGCAGGCTGTTTCGCGGCACGCTCTCTTGCGAAGCCGGGTGCTTCCGCGGGCGGTTTCGTCTCGAGCAGGATCAAAGGCTTGGGGATCCCTTATCTCTTCTGGAACGGAGTAAGCCTGGCAATGCTCTGGGTGGCGCTACGGGCGGGAGCTTCCTTCTCCAGTGAGCCGGTCCTGACGACTGGCGCGGCTTTGGGGAAACTCACGGGTATCTTCTTCATGCCGGCCAACGGGCCACTTTGGTTCATCCGCGACCTGATCCTCGCCTCCCTGCTTGCTCCTTTGCTGAGAAAGCTGGGCCCATGGCTCTTGGTGCCTTCGATCTCTCTTATCATCCTTCCCGAGATCCCCTTGGAGTGGATGGAGCGCGGTTGCCCTCGTCCTTCTTCTTTCGGCTACTTTGGCATCGGGATGTTGCTCAGCTATCTGCCCAAAGGAATCTTCGGAAAGCTATTCCCGAACCTCGGTCTGGGCCTCCTTCTGTGCCTCTCGCTGGGAGTGGTGCATTCCATCTGGCACCTGACTCCATCCCGCTTCGGCGGCGTCTCGGTAGGCGCCATGGGCATCCTTCTCACGGGCTGCTACATCCATCGTTCCTTCCCGCGCATTGCCGAGTTCATGGCCCGCCACTCGAGCGCCTCCTTTATCGTTTTCGCCGCGAATGTTCCATTCTTTGCCGTCGCGCGCTTTCTCTATCCGCGGGTGGAGGGTAAGATCGGATACCTGCCGTATTTCTTCGGGCTTGCGGTGCTATTCTTCGTTTTGGCCTTGGTCGCTCATCATCTCATCCGGGGTTACTTTCCCCGTCTGCTGGTGCTGATCTCCGGGGGACGATAAATCGCTTTGGCGCCCTCAGTTGCTTGGAAGGAATCTCGCGCGGATGTATTCCTTGCTCTGCAGTCCGGGTGCCGTTGCGAGAATCAGATATCGACCGGATCGCGGGTCGATCTTGCAGTTTAGTATCGGATTGGCCACTCCCTGCCAGTTCTGGAGATTTCCGCTTCGTTCCAGAAACCAGAGGGTGCCTCGTCCCGTGCCAATGTCGGGGACCCCGATCATCCCTCCCGGATTCACGGTTCCGTAGAAGTCCTTCTCACCCGATCTCGGATTACTCGCGATCGCAAACTCTAGGAAGTTCGGGAGTCCGTCTTGATCCGGATCGGCAGCGGGATTGACGAGAGTTCCCGCATTGATCTCGGTCGCGGTGAAGTACTGGAGACGCCAGTTTTCCAAGCTAGGCTGTTCGACCGCTGCCAAACGGAACGTGATTCCGACCGTGGTCAATACCGGTTGAGAGACATCCAGCATTCCTGATGTGCCGGAGGGCGTTGATGTAGGCGCGCCCTGTGTGCGCGCGGGTCTCCAATTCACTCCGTCCACGCACTCCATCAACCGCCAACCGACTTCCGGATTGTTTCGCCATTTGAAATTCACCGTAGCGGGCCCGACCGTGAGGCCGGCGGAATCATAAACGGACGGATTGGTGCCCTGCATGTGCTC
The genomic region above belongs to Luteolibacter rhizosphaerae and contains:
- a CDS encoding glycosyltransferase family 4 protein, whose protein sequence is MSERLCVFITGSLQPYAIDFYRAVERSLRARGWRFLVLVGSKSTYRPWAGMGIAEDDPLFSFIPGKPAPEWVQRLLGSGARDKILMPGGSGVTAALEKLSPGILILNERNPLNLRAALWARKRGIPRYLSTDIGRCPPPHAATKGHLVYHRLIAGLFDGVIAKTPEARTAYVKSGAPEAVLAPHGIDTSRFPLPLGPGAEPFRFLFVGVLEAAKGLDTLVAAGRLLHGQGHRFEIRLVGSGSWKPDPADEGSPWLSLAGFREGTDLLAEYHVAGAFVLPSYGDTYGVVVHEAASCGLPVLVSTAAGACETLAIEGRSGFRINPSDPEALAKHMGSLLADSGLSRKLGHGARELAERWCVTRSGEEVAGWLLANSRI
- a CDS encoding UDP-galactopyranose/dTDP-fucopyranose mutase family protein, whose protein sequence is MAKRVLIVGAGFSGAVLARQFADLGGIKSLVIDSRDHIAGNCHTERDAASGIMVHRYGPHIFHTDRIDVWNYVNRFGEFRPFINRVKASIDRGIFSLPVNLHTINQFFGTKLSPSQAREFIESKAERSIGEPANFEEQALKFIGRELYEAFFYGYTRKQWGCEPRELPAAILSRLPVRFNYDDNYYNSPLQGIPAEGYTAVIANILAHENIEVRLGTSFDPAMAGEFDHVFYTGPLDEFFGHRLGRLSYRTVFWEKQEATGDFQGVAVMNYPDAKLAHTRVHEHKHFAPWEKHDSTLAFVEYSKETEATDIPYYPKRLAPDKELLANYAALAREQPGVSFLGRLATYRYMDMHQVIGEALDFAGTWMEASAAGLSRPVFPARSAL
- a CDS encoding glycosyltransferase family 4 protein, with product MKKTAVVYVCKGKPSRGGGGLGVAYNYLSATWGKPLEPLSVDHILLCGMAEKLLPEEGGSLDDFLSALDTGAKHGAPLFVWQAFRLRQIARRYDRLVILSFAPYYLWPLVSIGAGENIVAIHSEHSKGGRHHELAEETGHFGWRARFIEWCVGFNFRDTDRVVFPSRGALNLFTEKNPHLKEIAERKAAITYNGVAVCEAPPSRPASSSLRIISVAHHVREKGLDQMLKALRLATEGGVDWTLLNYGNRTELTESLLAQSEAAGITNRIDFAGLKPQAEVRASLAEADVFLHTPVVVVFDLSLLEAMMHAVPIVITPLEGNREALGEDYPLYATTPEEFAAKLAWIASHRAEALQLGQALRERALGKFTDGAMARHYADLIRSSLEA
- a CDS encoding acyltransferase family protein is translated as MNLEKTLPLAEPQSAATHEVRPTLAVLDGVRGISILMVLLHHVLLLPAPAHKVDVLIERATRPLWTGVDLLFLLSGFLITKSLLETPGSPSIGHFYLRRSLRILPLYLVSLLLFLVVFPAIPWEGFESYRTLDGPGARSFWLGFMNYHYSHESAPGNLGHFWSLCVEIHFYLIWPLFLLPFRRALIPLCVCGILLVAALRILSIKTGYWTPDLGYHASHLRFDALLWGALVYGLDRSYRESPAWGRWLPRLLPLAGIAASVFLVVGRTRSSHLGNLLGFPAVDLAFAIFLLLILQRSSGLFHGVLCTSFVRLSGKLSYALYVFHYPVLLLCKEWIFQGSFPAWNGMIWPAALLTGAVAVPLTFLLAWLSWHLLEKPCLSLKRHFA
- a CDS encoding acyltransferase family protein yields the protein MSSSVTLPTHGTKPLSTSTAALAAKRDPSIDIARLCAAFLIVLFHAGESYSMAGGPDIGGNPPWLIVGNLSLWGRVPFFFFLAGCFAARSLAKPGASAGGFVSSRIKGLGIPYLFWNGVSLAMLWVALRAGASFSSEPVLTTGAALGKLTGIFFMPANGPLWFIRDLILASLLAPLLRKLGPWLLVPSISLIILPEIPLEWMERGCPRPSSFGYFGIGMLLSYLPKGIFGKLFPNLGLGLLLCLSLGVVHSIWHLTPSRFGGVSVGAMGILLTGCYIHRSFPRIAEFMARHSSASFIVFAANVPFFAVARFLYPRVEGKIGYLPYFFGLAVLFFVLALVAHHLIRGYFPRLLVLISGGR